One region of Vigna angularis cultivar LongXiaoDou No.4 chromosome 10, ASM1680809v1, whole genome shotgun sequence genomic DNA includes:
- the LOC108335356 gene encoding patatin-like protein 3, protein MENLSSPEIPVSKYENFITVLSIDGGGIRGIIPGVLLAYLEAQLQELDGENARLADYFDVIAGTSTGGLVAAMLTAPNPMANKRPLFAAKEIVPFFLQKSPQIFPPTSGLFGWPKNIAKTLTGPKYDGKYLHELIRKKLGETKLHQTLTNVVIPTFDIKTLQPTIFSSFRIATEAALDVELSDICIATSAAPTFLPAHYFTKQDEQGNVIREFNLIDGGVAANNPTLVAIRELTKQIIRKPNEIGISPLNYDRFLVLSLGTGSNKKEHKYDAKMVSKWGILSWVFKSGFTPIIDCFSEASSDMVDYHNCVVFRALQSEDNYLRIQDDTLKGDLASLDVATEENLNNLVNVGKELLKKKVTRVNLDTGLYEPVPDKGTNEEALKRFAKSLSDARKKKKFNLQYRN, encoded by the exons ATGGAAAACCTATCTTCTCCCGAAATTCCGGTTTCAAAATACGAGAATTTCATTACGGTTCTTAGCATTGACGGTGGTGGTATTCGAGGAATCATTCCCGGTGTTCTTCTTGCCTACCTTGAGGCTCAACTTCAG GAGTTAGACGGTGAGAATGCAAGGCTTGCAGATTACTTTGACGTGATTGCTGGGACAAGTACAGGGGGTCTCGTTGCTGCCATGTTAACAGCTCCCAATCCAATGGCCAACAAACGCCCTTTATTTGCTGCCAAAGAAATTGTTCCTTTTTTCCTCCAAAAGTCTCCACAAATTTTCCCTCCTACTAG CGGACTATTTGGCTGGCCGAAGAACATAGCGAAAACATTGACCGGACCTAAGTACGATGGGAAGTATCTGCATGAGTTGATAAGAAAGAAGTTAGGGGAGACAAAGTTGCACCAAACCTTGACAAACGTTGTTATTCCCACTTTTGACATCAAGACACTTCAACCTACCATCTTTTCCTCGTTTAGG ATTGCCACGGAAGCAGCTTTGGATGTAGAACTGTCAGATATTTGCATAGCCACTTCGGCTGCTCCAACCTTTTTACCGGCTCATTATTTTACGAAGCAAGATGAACAAGGAAATGTCATTAGAGAATTCAACCTCATTGATGGTGGTGTGGCTGCAAATAATCCG ACTTTGGTTGCAATCAGAGAATTGACGAAGCAAATCATAAGGAAGCCAAATGAAATAGGTATCAGCCCTTTGAACTATGATCGTTTTCTTGTTCTGTCATTGGGGACTGGATCGAACAAGAAGGAGCACAAATACGACGCGAAAATGGTGTCAAAATGGGGAATTTTAAGTTGGGTATTCAAATCTGGATTCACGCCCATTATAGATTGCTTCAGCGAAGCAAGCAGTGATATGGTTGACTACCACAACTGTGTGGTTTTTAGGGCGCTTCAATCTGAAGACAACTATCTCCGGATTCAA GACGATACATTAAAGGGGGATTTAGCATCTTTGGATGTAGCTACTGAAGAGAATTTGAATAATCTGGTCAATGTTGGGAAGGAGTTACTGAAGAAAAAAGTTACGCGAGTGAATCTTGATACAGGTCTCTATGAACCAGTTCCAGATAAAGGCACCAATGAGGAAGCACTCAAAAG GTTTGCAAAGTCACTCTCGGatgcaagaaagaagaaaaagttcaACTTACAGTATAGGAATTAA
- the LOC108335564 gene encoding patatin-like protein 3, with protein MENPSSSETQPPKYDLITVLSIDGGGIRGIIPGVILDYLESQLQKIDGDNARLADYFDVISGTSTGGLVASMLAAPDPKANNRPLFSAKDIVPFYLQNSPQIFPQTGGIFAPLLNIGKALIGPKYDGKYLHELIRKKLGDIMLHQTLTNLVIPAFDVKKLQPTMFSSFQLATEAALDVPLSDICIATSAAPTYLPAHYFTKEDGEGRVIKEFNLIDGGLAANNPTLVAIREVMKKMIRKPDETPINPLDYDRFLVLSLGTGSNMSEQKYNAKAVSKWGILTWLLNSGSTPIIDCFSEASTDMVDYHNVVVFSALQSEDNYLRIQDNTLKGDLASVDIATKENLDNLVKVGEELLKKAVTRVNLDTGHYEPVPDQGTNADALKRFAKLLSDARKKKKSNSQDGN; from the exons ATGGAAAATCCATCTTCATCCGAAACTCAGCCTCCAAAATACGATCTCATTACGGTTCTCAGCATTGACGGTGGCGGAATCCGAGGAATCATTCCCGGAGTTATTCTTGACTACCTTGAGTCTCAACTTCAG AAGATAGATGGTGATAATGCAAGACTTGCAGATTACTTTGATGTAATCTCTGGAACAAGTACAGGGGGTCTCGTCGCTTCCATGTTAGCAGCTCCAGATCCAAAGGCCAATAATCGCCCTTTGTTTTCTGCCAAAGATATAGTGCCATTTTACCTCCAAAATTCTCCACAAATTTTCCCCCAGACAGG TGGAATATTCGCTCCGCTGTTAAACATAGGGAAAGCTTTGATAGGACCTAAGTACGATGGGAAGTATCTACATGAGCTGATAAGGAAGAAATTAGGGGACATAATGTTGCACCAAACGCTGACAAACCTTGTTATCCCCGCTTTTGACGTCAAGAAACTCCAACCTACCATGTTTTCATCGTTTCAG TTGGCAACGGAGGCGGCTTTAGATGTACCATTGTCGGATATTTGCATAGCAACTTCGGCTGCTCCGACCTATTTGCCGGCTCACTATTTTACAAAAGAAGATGGTGAAGGGAGAGTGATAAAAGAATTCAACCTGATTGATGGTGGTTTGGCTGCTAATAATCCG aCTTTGGTTGCAATTAGAGAGGTGATGAAGAAAATGATAAGGAAGCCAGATGAAACACCTATCAACCCTTTGGACTATGATCGTTTTCTTGTTCTGTCATTAGGGACAGGATCAAACATGAGCGAGCAGAAATACAACGCAAAGGCGGTTTCGAAATGGGGAATTTTAACTTGGTTGTTGAACTCTGGGTCAACACCCATTATAGATTGTTTCAGCGAAGCAAGCACTGATATGGTTGATTACCACAACGTTGTGGTTTTCAGTGCTCTTCAATCTGAAGACAACTACCTCCGCATTCAA GACAATACATTAAAGGGAGATTTAGCTTCTGTTGATATAGCTACTAAAGAGAATTTGGATAATCTGGTGAAAGTGGGAGAGGAGTTATTGAAGAAAGCAGTGACGCGAGTGAATCTTGATACAGGACACTATGAACCAGTTCCAGATCAAGGCACCAACGCCGACGCACTGAAAag GTTTGCAAAGTTACTCTCGGatgcaagaaagaagaaaaagtctAACTCACAAGATGGAAATTAA